The DNA sequence AGGGCAAGTACACCTTCCTCGTCGACACGCGTTCGAACAAGACCGAGATCAAGCTCGCCATCGAGTCGATCTTCAAGGTCGAGGTCGCGTCGGTGAACACCCTGAACCGTCAGGGCAAGACCCGCCGCACCCGCTTCGGCACCGGCAAGCGCAAGGACACCAAGCGCGCCATCGTCACGCTGAAGTCCGGTTCCATCGACATCTTCACGGCCGTCGGCTGAGCGAAGGACTAGAGGAAAACAGACATGGCTATTCGTAACTACAAGCCCACGACCCCCGGTCGTCGCGGCTCCTCGGTCGCCGACTTCGCCGAGATCACCCGTTCGACCCCGGAGAAGTCCCTTCTCCGTCCGCTGTCGAAGACCGGTGGCCGCAACAACCAGGGCCGCATCACGACCCGTCACATCGGTGGTGGCCACAAGCGCCAGTACCGCGTGATCGACTTCCGTCGCAACGACAAGGACGGCGTCAACGCCAAGGTCGCGCACATCGAGTACGACCCCAACCGCACCGCGCGCATCGCGCTGCTCCACTTCGTGGACGGCACCAAGCGCTACATCCTGGCTCCGGCCGGGCTGAAGCAGGGCGACGTGGTCGAGTCGGGTGCAGGCTCGGACATCAAGCCGGGCAACAACCTGCCGCTGCGCAACATCCCGACCGGTACCGTCGTGCACGCGATCGAGCTGAAGCCGGGCGGCGGCGCCAAGATGGCCCGCTCCGCCGGAGCCTCGGTTCGCCTCGTCGCGAAGGACGGCCCCTACGCCCAGCTGCGCCTCCCCTCGGGCGAGGTCCGCAACGTCGACGCGCGCTGCCGCGCCACGATCGGCGAGGTCGGCAACGCCGAGCAGTCGAACATCAACTGGGGCAAGGCCGGCCGCATGCGCTGGAAGGGCGTCCGCCCGACCGTCCGCGGTGTCGCAATGAACCCGATCGACCACCCGCACGGTGGTGGTGAGGGCAAGACCTCCGGTGGTCGCCACCCGGTCAGCCCGTGGGGTCAGAAGGAAGGCCGTACGCGCCACCCCAACAAGGAAAGCGACAAGCTCATCGTCCGCCGCCGTAACGCCGGCAAGAAGCGTAAGTAGGAGTTCGAGAAGATGCCACGCAGTCTCAAGAAGGGCCCCTTCGTCGACGAGCACCTGTTTCGCAAGGTGGTCGCCGCGAACGAGGCCAACAGCAAGAACGTGATCAAGACCTGGTCGCGCCGCTCGATGATCGTCCCGGCCATGCTGGGTCACACCATCGCGGTGCACGACGGTCGCAAGCACATCCCGGTGTTCGTCACCGAGACCATGGTCGGTCACAAGCTCGGCGAGTTCGCGCCGACCCGCACCTTCCGTGGTCACGTGAAGGACGACAAGAAGGGTCGCCGCCGCTAACGCG is a window from the Leifsonia shinshuensis genome containing:
- the rpsS gene encoding 30S ribosomal protein S19 — its product is MPRSLKKGPFVDEHLFRKVVAANEANSKNVIKTWSRRSMIVPAMLGHTIAVHDGRKHIPVFVTETMVGHKLGEFAPTRTFRGHVKDDKKGRRR
- the rplW gene encoding 50S ribosomal protein L23, with product MAAVNKDPRDIIIAPVVSEKSYGLIDEGKYTFLVDTRSNKTEIKLAIESIFKVEVASVNTLNRQGKTRRTRFGTGKRKDTKRAIVTLKSGSIDIFTAVG
- the rplB gene encoding 50S ribosomal protein L2 — translated: MAIRNYKPTTPGRRGSSVADFAEITRSTPEKSLLRPLSKTGGRNNQGRITTRHIGGGHKRQYRVIDFRRNDKDGVNAKVAHIEYDPNRTARIALLHFVDGTKRYILAPAGLKQGDVVESGAGSDIKPGNNLPLRNIPTGTVVHAIELKPGGGAKMARSAGASVRLVAKDGPYAQLRLPSGEVRNVDARCRATIGEVGNAEQSNINWGKAGRMRWKGVRPTVRGVAMNPIDHPHGGGEGKTSGGRHPVSPWGQKEGRTRHPNKESDKLIVRRRNAGKKRK